The genomic stretch CTGCGCTCCCTCCGCCTGGTCGGCGCCGCGCTGCTGGTGCTGGCGCTCAGCGGCGCCGCGGCGGCGCCGTTCCTGCTGCAGTTCAAGCCGATATCGTCCGCACTGGTCCTCTCCGACGGGCAGACGCCGCTGTGGCAGCTCGCGGTGCTCTATGCACACCTCATCGGCCCGGGCCTGGTGCTGCTGCTCGTCACCCCGTTCTGGCGCCGGCGAGATGGCCGCTGGGTGGTGGCGGCCACGCTGGCGGTGCTCGCCATCATCCTGATCGCGCTGCCCGAGATCGCCTACGTCAAGGACATCTACGGCTACGACCACCGGCGCGCCAACACCATGTTCAAGTTCACCTTCGAGGCACAGCCGATGGCCTTCCTCGCCGGCGCGCTGCTGGTAGGCCTGCTGTTCGGCAGCCGGCGCCGGTGGGCGCCGGTGCTGGGCACGGTGCTCGCCGTGCCGCTGGTCGCGACCCTGGCGTTTGCCGGCGAGATCTATGGCGACACGCTCCGCAACCTCGACCGCACGACGTTTACGCTCGATGGCCTGCGCTTCATCGACCGCGATCACGGCGATGACCGCCCGCTGCTCGACTGGCTGAAGGGGCGCCCCCTCGGCTCGCGGCTGTTGCTCGTCGAGGCTCCGGGCGACAGCTACACCGATACCGGCCGCTTCGCCGCCCTGTCGGGCGTGCCGGCTTTGCTTGGGTGGCGGGGGCATGAATGGCTGTGGCGCGGCGACAACACAACGCCATACAAACGCTACGATGAAATCGCCGCATTCTACCAGGACACGGACTTCGCCAAGGCGTGCCAGTTCGTCCTCGCACACGGCGTAACCCACATTGCCATCGGCACAATCGAGCGCGAAGTGTTTCCTGAGCTCGCCGAAACTACTCTCGAACGACTGGGCCAGACGGTGGTAGAGAGTGGATCTTCGCGGCTCATTGCAGTTGATCGCGCCAGGTGTGAGGCGCCGGGCGCTTCCTGAAGCCGAAAAACTGCGCTATTCTTGGCCGTTGCAGAATCTCGCCTGTTCTCCGGCTTGGGGGCCGCAGCTTGTTCATTATGCCAATCAGGCTCTCCGCGATGCAGCGCATGCTATGCGTGGTGCTGGCTGCACTGGTGTTCGCCCTTGCCGGCGCGGCGCCGGCGGCAGCGCGAAACGTGCCCGGTTCGGCCGCCGTGGCGCAGGCCGAGGTCGACCAGGCGGTCGGATCGTCCATCCTCGACTCCCTGCTGACCGCGACGCCGATGTGCGAGAACTATCTCGACCGGCCTGCCGACGACCGGCGGCGGGAACCCTGCACCTCGGGCTTCGCCATCGGCGGCGGCGTGCTGGCGCTGCAGGATGCGCCGGACGGCTACAAGTTCGACTACTCGGCGGCCTATTCGACGATGGTGATGACGCAGCGGCTGACCAATGGCGTGAGCGTCTTCGGCGGGCTGATCGGCGAGGCCGGCTCGGGCGTGCTCGACTACAATGACGGCACGCTCGACCACTATGGCTTCGGCGCCGCCGCCGGCGCCTCGTTCGAGCTCGGCAGCGATGCCAAATTCGCCATCGTCGGCTCGGCCGAATGGCTGCA from Devosia sp. A16 encodes the following:
- a CDS encoding autotransporter outer membrane beta-barrel domain-containing protein; protein product: MQRMLCVVLAALVFALAGAAPAAARNVPGSAAVAQAEVDQAVGSSILDSLLTATPMCENYLDRPADDRRREPCTSGFAIGGGVLALQDAPDGYKFDYSAAYSTMVMTQRLTNGVSVFGGLIGEAGSGVLDYNDGTLDHYGFGAAAGASFELGSDAKFAIVGSAEWLHYSTTRSDGLYEGEYDAARYMADARLSGILEGDWFFIEYGGDLRLIHQENAAYTEFSMGSPFADVAATSFTSLTAIGNLKLGVPMGALTPYLEATGYLGLYRDGDIDTVGIDDQLTGRLGVGLNAELEGGVLSLRTGAYFDGDGYKGADAGVNYSARF